AGCGCGCCAACGTGCCCGAGGACCTCGCCCCGGACGAGCTCACCCCCGCCAAGGCGGAGGAGCTCATGGCCGCCGGCGGTGCGGACGAGCGCGAGCTCGGCGTGGACCCGGAGACCGGGCGGACCGTCGTCGCCAAGGACGGCCGGTACGGGCCGTACGTCACCGAGGTGATCCCGGAGATGGGCGAGGAGGAGCTGCAGGCCTGGCTCGACGCCCAGCCCACCGAGTACTACAAGAACGGCAAGCCCAAGCCGAAGAAGAAGCCGGCCAAGGAGAAGCCCCGCACCGGCTCCCTGTTCAAGACGATGTCCGTGGACACCGTCACCCTGGAGCAGGCGCTCCAGCTGATGTCCCTGCCGCGCATCGTCGGCGCCGACGCCGAAGGCGAGGTCATCACCGCGCAGAACGGCCGGTTCGGCCCGTACCTGAAGAAGGGCACCGACTCGCGCTCCCTGGAGTCCGAGGACCAGATCTTCACCGTCACGCAGGAGCAGGCGCTGGAGATCTACGCCCAGCCCAAGCAGCGCGGCCGCGGCACCGCCAAGCCGCCGCTGGCCGAGTTCGGCGAGGACCCGGTCTCCGGCAAGAAGGTCACCGTGAAGGAGGGCCGGTTCGGTCCGTACGTCACGGACGGCGTCACCAACATCACCGTGCCCCGCGGCCGCGCCCCCGAGGAGCTCACGGCCGAGGAGGCCTACCAGCTGCTCGCGGACAAGCGCGCCAAGGGCTCGGCGAAGAAGCCGGCGGCCAAGAAGCCCGCCGCCCGCAAGCCCGCCGCCAAGAAGACGACGACGTCCACCACCACGCGCAAGAAGGCCTGACCCGTGCGCCTGGGCGTCCTGGACATCGGGTCCAACACGGTCCACCTGCTCCTGGTGGAGGCCCGCGCCGGCGCGCGGCCGACCCCCTACGCGGAGCACAAGCGTTCCCTTCCGCTGATCCGCTACCTGGACGAGTCCGGCGCGATCAACGAGGAGGGCCAGGACGAGCTGGTCGGCTTCATCGGCGAGGCCGTGGCCTTCGCCGAGGAGCACCGCGCGGAGGACATGATCTCCTTCTGCACCTCGGCCATCCGCGAGGCGGAGAACGGCCCGGCCGTGCTGGCCCGGGTGGAGGCGGAGACGGGTGTGCACCTCTCCGAGCTCTCCGGCGAGCAGGAGGCGTCCATGACGTACTTCGCCGTGCGCCGCTGGCAGGGCTGGGGCGTGGGCTCCATCCTGAACTTCGACATCGGCGGCGGCTCCTTCGAGATCGCCTACGGCCAGGACGAGCTGCCCAGCCACGCCGTCTCCCTGCCGCTGGGCGCCGGCCGGCTCACGCGCGAGCGCCTCCCGGACGACCCGCCCAGCCCCAAGGCCGTGAAGAAGCTCCACAAGCACGTCAGCCGCGAGATCGAGGCGGTCTTCGCGGACTTCCCGCCGCTCGAGGCCCCCTACGTGGTCACGGCGACCTCCAAGACCTTCCGCTCCCTGGCCCGGCTCACCGGCGCGGCGCCCTCGGCGGCCGGCCCGTACGTCAAGCGACACCTCCGGGCGGACGACCTCCAGCTCTGGGTCAACCGCCTGGCCGCCATGACCTGGGAGCAGCGGGCCGAGCTGCCCGGCGTCTCCGAGGTCCGCGCCCCGCAGGTGCTGGCCGGCGCGCTCGTGGCGCTCGCGGCCATGCGCACCTTCGGCGTGGCCCAGCTGGAGATCTGCCCGTGGGCCCTGCGCGAGGGTCTGATCCTCAACCGCCTGGACGCCCTCATGCTGGAGGGCCACCTGACCCGCGAGGACGGCCTCGGGGTCGGGCACGTCAACCTCAACACCGACTCCCTGCTGCCGGGGCTCAGCCTGGGGGTGCGCTGACATGACGGGGCCCTCCGGCGCCGGCTCCCGCCCGTGGGACCCCCACGGGCGCCACCTGGAGCCGCCGCTGGTCTCCACCGCCCACCTGGCCCCCGCACCCCGGTTCGGCGCGGAGATCCCGGTGACGCTGTCGTCGTCGTCGGTGTTCCCCCTGGGCACGCAGGACGTGTTCGCCACGGCCGCGGACCTCGGGTACGACGGCGTGGAGGTCATGGTCACGCACAACGCGACCAGCCAGGACGCCCGCGCCCTGGCCCGGCTGTCCGAGCGCACGGGCATGCGGATCGACTCGATCCACGCGCCCACGCTGCTGTTCACCCAGCAGGTGTGGGGTTCGGCGTGGTCCAAGATCGTGCGCTCCGTGGAGCTGGCCCGGGCGGTGGGGGCCGTCACCGTGGTGGCCCATCCGCCGTTCCGCTGGCAGGGGAGCTACGCGTCGCAGTTCGCCCGGCGCACCGCGGAGATCATGGAGGCCACCGGTGTCGTGATCGCCGTGGAGAACATGTACCCGTGGCGGGCGCACGGCCGCGACCTCACCATGTACCTGCCCCACTGGGACCCGGTGCCGGAGCCCTACGAGCACGTGACCTGGGACTTCTCCCACGCGGCGATCGCGCGGGAGGACTCCCTGGCGAACATCCGCGGCCTCGGTGGGCGGCTGCGCCACGTCCACCTCACCGACGGCGTGGACGGGACCAAGGACGCGCATCTGGTGCCCGGCGAGGGCACGCAGAACGTGGCCGAGTCCCTGCGCTTCCTCGGCCGGGAGGGCCTGGCCGGCACGGTGTGCGTGGAGGTCGGCACGCGCGGCGTCGAGTACGCCGGCCAGCGCGAGGAGAAGCTGTCCGCCTCGCTCGCGTTCGCGCGCGAGCACCTCGGCCAGAACGATCAGTCCGGCCGGCACGAGTCCTGAACCCCGTCCCCGGAAGGAACCCCATGACCGCCCAGCCCCGCATCGCGATCCTCGGCCTCGGCTCCATGACCGGCGCCATCCTCACGGGCCTGCTGGCCGCGTCGGTGACGACGCCGGAGCGCGTCGTCGCCACCACGCGCACCGCCGCCTCGGCCCAGGCCAAGGGGAACCGGTTCCCGGGCGTGCGGGTGCTCTCCGGGGAGCAGGACGTGGACGCGAACCTGACCGCCGTGGCCGAGGCGGACGTGGTGCTGCTGGGCGTGAAGCCCAAGGACATCGTGGTGACGGCCCGGCAGATCGCCCCCGCCCTGCGCCCGGAGGCCGTGGTGGTCTCGGTGGCCGCGGGCGTGCGCGCCGAGACCCTCGCCGGGGCCCTGCCTGAGGGCCAGCCGCTGGTGCGGACCATGCCGAACACGCCGCTGACCGTGGGCTCTGGCGTGGTGGGCGTGGCCCCCGCCGCGGGCGTCACCGCGGACCAGCGCGCGCTGGTGGAGTCGCTGTTCTCCGGCTCCGGCGTGGTGGTGCCGGTGTCGGAGGAGCAGCTGCCGGCCGTCGTCGCGGCGTCGGGCTCTGCCCCCGCCTACGTGTTCCTGCTGGCGGAGGCGATCGCCGCGCACGCCGTGGAGCTGGGCCTGTCCGCCGAGGCGGCCGAGGCCATGGCCGCGGCCACCGTGAAGGGCGCCGGCGCCATGCTGGTGGATGCGGTGACCTCCGGCGAGCAGACCGCCGAGGGGCTGCGCCGTGCGGTCATGAGCCCGAACGGCACCACGGAGCGAGCCATCGCGGCGTTCGAGGACGGCGGCTTCGCCGGGCTCGTGGCGGACGCCATGGACGCCGCCGCCAGGCGGGACGAGGAGATGGGCCGCGAGTTCGGCGCCTGACCGCAGCCGGCGCCGCCCGGCCCGTGCCCCGGCTCAGGGCCGGGCGGCGGCTCAGCCCCGGACGTCGGCGAGCCACGCGAGGATCCGCTCGGCGGTCTCCTCGGCCGTGAGGTCGTCTGTCTGCAGGCCCAGGTGGGGGTGGGCGCCCAGCAGCACTTCCGCCGCTCCCGGGCCGTCCGCCGTGGTCATCGTCCAGGTGGCTTCCATCTCCCGGACGTTGCCGTCCGACCACTCCAGGTTCCGCTTCGAAGGCTTGTGTAAGAGGCGTTCCTCGGTCCTGTTGCGCTCCAGACGCGTCGCCAGATCCGCTCGCAGCTCGACGAACGCCGCGTCATCGCCTGCGGCCGCGACGCACCGGGCCACGTACTCGGCGTCGTCGGGATCCGTCACGTCCCAGACGAGCGTGAAAGCCAGGTCCACGCCGGCCCTGGCGGCCTCCTCGATCACGCGGATCCGGAACTCGTCTGTGAGGACGTTGAACGGCTCCGTGCCGTGGCCGAACACCTCGAGCAGGGGCTCGATGGTCATGTGGTTGTGGAACAACCGGAAGTCGGAGGCCGCCGCGACGGCTCGTCCGACGGTCATCTTGCCCACGGCCGGCGGCCCGAAGATCAGCAGCAGCATGCGGCCACCCTAGACGGCGCCTGAGCGGCGCCGGCACCGCCTGCCCCGGTCGGCTCAGGGACGGGCGGCGAACCGGTCGATGAGGTCGGTGTGCCCGGACACGATGAGCGTGTCCCGCGGGCCCACGCGGGTGTGCGGCTGGGCGTAGGTGAAGTCCTCGCCCGGGGTCTTCACGCCGACGATGGTCACGCCGTACTTCTGGCGCACGTTGGACTCTTCCAAGGTGAAGCCGACCGTCTCCGTGGGCGGGTACATCTTCACGATCGCGAAGTCGTCGTCGAACTCGATGAAGTCCAGCATCCGCCCGTTCACCAGGTGCGCGGCGCGCACGCCGGCGTCCTTCTCCGGGAAGATGATGTGCTGCGCGCCGATCCGCTTGAGGATCGTGCCGTGCGCGTCGGAGATCGCCTTCACCCAGATGTGCGGGATCTCCAGGTCCACCAGGTTCGCGGTGATCAGCACGGAGGCCTCGATGGACGTGCCCACCCCGACGACGGCCACGTCGAAGTCCTGGGCGCCCAGCTGGCGGAGGGCCTCGGCGTCGGTGGCGTCCGCCTCCACCACGTGCGTGAGCGTGGGGGCGAAGCGCTGGGCGAGCACGGGGTCCCGCTCGATGGCGAGGACCTCCCGGCCCTGCGTGACCAGCTCCTCGGCCGTGGCGGCGCCGAAGCGGCCCAGGCCGATCACGAGCACGGGGGCGTTCGGGTCGGTGCGCGGCTGGTCAGCCAAGGATCGGCCTCTCGACGGGGTAGCGGTAGAGGACGCGGCGCTGGCGCAGGGCCAGGGCCGCGGCGAACGTGATTGTACCGACGCGGCCGGCGAACATCATGGCCGTCAACAGGTACTTGCCGGCGGGCGGAGCCTCTGCGGAGACCCCCACGGAGAGCCCGCAGGTGCCGAACGCGGAGACCACCTCGAACAGGGGCCGCTGCAGC
This sequence is a window from Micrococcus porci. Protein-coding genes within it:
- the proC gene encoding pyrroline-5-carboxylate reductase — translated: MTAQPRIAILGLGSMTGAILTGLLAASVTTPERVVATTRTAASAQAKGNRFPGVRVLSGEQDVDANLTAVAEADVVLLGVKPKDIVVTARQIAPALRPEAVVVSVAAGVRAETLAGALPEGQPLVRTMPNTPLTVGSGVVGVAPAAGVTADQRALVESLFSGSGVVVPVSEEQLPAVVAASGSAPAYVFLLAEAIAAHAVELGLSAEAAEAMAAATVKGAGAMLVDAVTSGEQTAEGLRRAVMSPNGTTERAIAAFEDGGFAGLVADAMDAAARRDEEMGREFGA
- a CDS encoding AAA family ATPase, whose protein sequence is MLLLIFGPPAVGKMTVGRAVAAASDFRLFHNHMTIEPLLEVFGHGTEPFNVLTDEFRIRVIEEAARAGVDLAFTLVWDVTDPDDAEYVARCVAAAGDDAAFVELRADLATRLERNRTEERLLHKPSKRNLEWSDGNVREMEATWTMTTADGPGAAEVLLGAHPHLGLQTDDLTAEETAERILAWLADVRG
- a CDS encoding sugar phosphate isomerase/epimerase family protein, with amino-acid sequence MTGPSGAGSRPWDPHGRHLEPPLVSTAHLAPAPRFGAEIPVTLSSSSVFPLGTQDVFATAADLGYDGVEVMVTHNATSQDARALARLSERTGMRIDSIHAPTLLFTQQVWGSAWSKIVRSVELARAVGAVTVVAHPPFRWQGSYASQFARRTAEIMEATGVVIAVENMYPWRAHGRDLTMYLPHWDPVPEPYEHVTWDFSHAAIAREDSLANIRGLGGRLRHVHLTDGVDGTKDAHLVPGEGTQNVAESLRFLGREGLAGTVCVEVGTRGVEYAGQREEKLSASLAFAREHLGQNDQSGRHES
- a CDS encoding Ppx/GppA phosphatase family protein, translating into MRLGVLDIGSNTVHLLLVEARAGARPTPYAEHKRSLPLIRYLDESGAINEEGQDELVGFIGEAVAFAEEHRAEDMISFCTSAIREAENGPAVLARVEAETGVHLSELSGEQEASMTYFAVRRWQGWGVGSILNFDIGGGSFEIAYGQDELPSHAVSLPLGAGRLTRERLPDDPPSPKAVKKLHKHVSREIEAVFADFPPLEAPYVVTATSKTFRSLARLTGAAPSAAGPYVKRHLRADDLQLWVNRLAAMTWEQRAELPGVSEVRAPQVLAGALVALAAMRTFGVAQLEICPWALREGLILNRLDALMLEGHLTREDGLGVGHVNLNTDSLLPGLSLGVR
- a CDS encoding potassium channel family protein; the protein is MADQPRTDPNAPVLVIGLGRFGAATAEELVTQGREVLAIERDPVLAQRFAPTLTHVVEADATDAEALRQLGAQDFDVAVVGVGTSIEASVLITANLVDLEIPHIWVKAISDAHGTILKRIGAQHIIFPEKDAGVRAAHLVNGRMLDFIEFDDDFAIVKMYPPTETVGFTLEESNVRQKYGVTIVGVKTPGEDFTYAQPHTRVGPRDTLIVSGHTDLIDRFAARP